The Pieris rapae chromosome 16, ilPieRapa1.1, whole genome shotgun sequence genome includes a region encoding these proteins:
- the LOC110999664 gene encoding WW domain-containing oxidoreductase-like, whose product MIFKTLFVRYSTFYGSDRVLNKLKYNKLQEWVGSRLKNLEFVRILGPTAEEVIKDVDLSNKTCLITGANSGIGLEVTRCLNAHDCKLLMACRNSYEASVVAKNVCEKKENIKLYELNLASLASVKKCSDMILKNEKKLDIVILNAATFGLPWTLTEDGLETTFQVNYLAQFFLIMTLEGILAPDARVVFTGAESHRNIKWPIEKILSPTLEDISLPREQYTSIKAYNISKLCCLLAMHYLGYRWLNTNISVLTAHPGTFVKTRLSRNWWVYEMLYTAMLPFSKNVKQGASTVIYSAISPELAGLSAIYLKDCQRCKESSMARDTQLSFKLQDLTRDVIRDRVLGYDYSIVKPEAIQKDIGKEPVDETFASNYTG is encoded by the exons ATGATTTTTAAGACCTTATTTGT ACGATATAGTACATTTTACGGATCCGATAGAgttcttaataaattgaaGTACAATAAGTTGCAAGAGTGGGTTGGAAGCAGGCTTAAGAACCTTGAGTTTGTAAGAATACTCGGACCTACCGCTGAAGAa gtGATAAAAGATGTGGATTTgtcaaataaaacatgtttaattaCTGGCGCCAATAGCGGCATTGGATTAGAAGTAACGAGGTGCCTGAATGCACACGATTGTAAACTGTTGATGGCATGTCGAAACTCGTATGAAGCGAGCGTCGTAGCGAAAAATGTGTgcgaaaaaaaagaaaatatcaagCTGTACGAACTAAATCTCGCCTCTTTAGCATCAGTTAAAAAATGCTCCGATATGATTCttaaaaatgaaaa aaaacttGACATAGTCATCTTAAACGCGGCCACATTTGGTTTACCGTGGACACTTACCGAAGATGGCTTGGAAACGACATTTCAAGTGAACTATTTGGCGCAGTTTTTCCTTATCATGACGTTGGAGGGCATCCTGGCACCGGACGCAAGAGTCGTTTTTACTGGTGCGGAATCCCATAG aaatataaaatggccAATAGAGAAAATCTTATCACCAACTCTGGAAGATATTTCCCTGCCCAGGGAACAGTATACGTCGATAAAAGCTTACAATATATCCAAGTTGTGTTGTTTACTCGCAATGCACTATTTAGGATATCGTTGGCTAAATACTAATATCTCTGTGTTAACTGCACATCCTGGTACGTTTGTTAAAACAAGATTATCCCGAAACTGGTGGGTTTATGAGATGTTGTATACTGCTATGCTTCCCTTTTCCAAGAATGTg AAACAAGGGGCTAGTACGGTTATCTACAGCGCCATCTCGCCAGAGTTAGCGGGCCTGTCTGCCATATATTTGAAAGATTGCCAACGTTGCAAGGAGAGCTCTATGGCTAGAGATACGCAACTATCATTTAAATTGCAAGACCTAACACGTGACGTCATTCGTGATCGGGTCTTGGGTTACGATTATAGTATCGTTAAACCAGAGGCTATACAGAAAGATATTGGAAAGGAACCGGTTGATGAAACTTTTGCGTCTAATTACACAGGCTAG